AAAAATTTACTTTTGACGTCCCTCTCACCGGCCTACCCATCATTAATTCTTCAAGTATGAATCTAGGCCTTAAggtaaatatacacacactctaAAATCTATTTTCATATTTAGGAAGATCTCTGACTTTGTGCCACATCATTTCAGGCagatctttgaaaaaaaaagatggtatAAACACAGAACTATAGGTAATCAATAGCTGTACTTGATCATTTGCAACTCTTTTTCTTAAGGGAGAGTTCTACGATACCAAAGCTCATACCGAGCCTCCCTTTGAGGCCCAGCCTTTCACCGTGCCCGAGCAGCCGGCCTACATGCTGTCTGTGGGCCTGTCGGAGTTCACTATGAACTCTGCCTCGTATGTGTTCTACTCAGCTGGCCTGCTGCAGGTCGTCATCATTGACAGCATGGTAAGAGGGCCTAAAACACTATCCTTCTGCCCCAATATTTGTCcactgttaaaataatgttgtttcCTCACCTCAGATACCTCCGTACCTCCATATGCACCTGAACACCAGCTCGATGGGGCCTTACATTCCTCAGGTAAGTGTGTCTGTACCAGGGCTACATTTGGCAACACTGAAGAGTTTCATTTACTACCTGTTTTAATGGCTTTATGACAGCACGCACCAAATGTCACAGAACTAGAAAACAGCTTGGTAGGAACAGGGCTGCATGATTGCGTTGTAGTTCAACAGTTCTTTTTGAATGGATAACAGTGCTGGTATGAATCCACAGCTTGAGGTTTAGACATTATAAAGTCATCATTCATATAAAACAGGATCATCTCAgtttatttcttaaaatgtggcttcaatataaacaaaaacaaaaatgcaggGGACATTGTATCTAATAATGAATCATATTCTATAGGTATGGTTTTACTTTTGAATGGCTGTTTGCATTGTATTATACAGTATGATATCAACATTCTATCAAATGCGTTAAAAGTTGCTGTAATGccaaattgaattgaatttttgCAAAGTTGAATCTAAACTGTCTCACAGCCACTTATTCTTTACGCCTATCTTTTCTCTCTTGCTGCAGCTTCCCAAGATGTTTCCAGGTCTTCTGATGACTCTGCAGATTTATGCCAGAGAGGTGCCCATGTTTTCCTTCCAGCCCGGTGTTGTTAAACTGGGTCTTCAAGGCGCTGTTAAGGCTTTCGCCATCCAACCAAATGGTACCCAGACCCCGCTGTTCAAACTCAATGTGGTGAGTATTACTCTTTATGTCAACAATGCATCAACGTAGTTCCATAGTGGATATTCTATAAGGACATTAAGATACATTTAAACTAGTTCTAAGAGGATTCATCATTTAATGAAATGAGattattgacagaaaatgaatggacAACTATTTTGAACCTTTAAATGCATAGTCTGAGccatttatcaaataaaaatgcaacaaaccAACAGCTCTCAAgtgtgggttagggttaggtgtaACTAGGAAAAAATGATTCATGATGAATAATCATTAGATGAAGCTGTAATTTAAACCTCTTTCCTTCAGGACCCAAAACTCAGCGGTAAAGTGTGGATTGCTGATGGAAGACTGAAGGGCTCCATGGCCCTGGATAAGTGAGCATCGGCATGTTTTCTAAAACACACCTGAGCCTGAGTATACAAACTAAAGCTTAAAGTCGGCCTAATGATATTTCCTACTTTCACACAGCTTTACACTGACGCTGGAGGCGAGTGAAGTGGGAACCTTCCAGGTACATGACACAACATGGCatcactctctctgtcagtaACAGGAAGCGTGTTTACATCTGAGGAGAATCAAACAGTGACTGAAACATATCACATGTTTCTCTTTGCAGACTGATTCTTTGGAACGTGCAACGAAGGCAGGAATGATGTTCGGCTTGGTAAAACTGAACAGTGagtctgtctttgtgttcatACCTCTTAACATGTCATTGTTTAATAATAACATGAATTAGAGCAACGCATAGGGATACAATGCATTTTGTCCTCCAGAATATTCCAAAACAATCCAACAAAATGTGAACTCTACATAGTGCTTGACTTGACTTGTACTTTTCTGTTTCAGCGGAACTGGGCAAAGGTCTTGTTTTACCCAGAATGAGACACGCAGAGCTGGTCGACACAGTTCTGGGGATGGAAGAGGTCAGTGTTGGTAAAAGATTACTCATGAATGTTGGGTCAGCGTTACGCTTTTGCAGGATATTTTAATTAAGAGTTGAACTTGTTGGGCTGACCTTTGTCTTTACTTTTAACAGGGGTTTATAGCCATCTCTTCAGATGCTCAGGTGTTCCTAACAGACAGAGGCTTCAACTGAGGAAAACAAACGGGTCTGTTTAACTCACCAAAACATGGACGCTCTTCATTTCAGttcacattttaaaaccttTCAACCAGCAGTTCATAATCACCATCTACACATCTACAGCATTCATGTCAAATCAACAGTTTAATCCTGCAGTTCGTCTTTATAAAAGCTTCTAAAAGCCTCAAATCAGATTTATGTTTCAAACAAggtattaaaattattttttaaagtgcattCTGACAGTGTGTTCATATTCTAGATCGTTAGTTTGGATAGCATGCTG
The sequence above is a segment of the Anoplopoma fimbria isolate UVic2021 breed Golden Eagle Sablefish chromosome 12, Afim_UVic_2022, whole genome shotgun sequence genome. Coding sequences within it:
- the bpifcl gene encoding lipopolysaccharide-binding protein, whose translation is MLPSVIVGLMLFSSTCGENPAVQVILTDKGLQYGKHVGAGWIQDRLEHVSLPDINGKILGGIHYTLTGVTITKCDFPEPSIEFRQDVTGLKLSTSGLSVALTGEWMTHFGIIHDGGTFDMAAFNMDVTSVVELGKDPDGHLSVTSVHCDARVGNVDVRFHGGASWIFQPFVEHFKGRIRGEIEATICPNVEESIVNLEYHLQAMKLSFNLDEKFTFDVPLTGLPIINSSSMNLGLKGEFYDTKAHTEPPFEAQPFTVPEQPAYMLSVGLSEFTMNSASYVFYSAGLLQVVIIDSMIPPYLHMHLNTSSMGPYIPQLPKMFPGLLMTLQIYAREVPMFSFQPGVVKLGLQGAVKAFAIQPNGTQTPLFKLNVDPKLSGKVWIADGRLKGSMALDNFTLTLEASEVGTFQTDSLERATKAGMMFGLVKLNTELGKGLVLPRMRHAELVDTVLGMEEGFIAISSDAQVFLTDRGFN